GTGGAGGGCTATATTTTGAGTCGGATAATGACTTTGATATGTTGTCTCAGCATATGCAGCTGGGGTATTTTTCAGTGTGGTTACATGATATATTTGCGAAGAAAGATATTGTTCTTTGTCCATATTCCCCTTATCATTTGTGGGCGTTGCATTTTATGTATGAGGACTCATTGCGGGCGGAAACGATCACAATACCGGAGTTTATGTTGGAAGAGCGGCAGTGTAATTTATTCAATCTTTACTCAGAGATGCACCGGGTGCCTATGAAGGCGGGGCAGAAGGTATTATCGTTTCATATCAATATCATGCCGGCGAATATTCCGAAGCTGGTGCAACAGTATCCGGGGTTGTACAACCTGGCGAATAAGCGGTTGGAGAAGATCAGTGGTGTGATTAATGACAGACCTTACCGGATCAATGCCGTGTGTAACTATCTTGTTCAGCATATCATATCCTGTAAGTATGTAGAGGAGATGGCGCAGTATTATTTGCATAGGTGTTGTGTGGATTTGTTTCTAAACTTCGCCTTGCAGGATGCCACGCCACCGCCATCGTTACAGTTGTTTACGCCGATACAGACGGTGATGTTGCACCAGGTGTTTAATTATGTGACCACAAACCCGCAGATGAGGCATAGTGTAGCGGAACTGGCGAATATGTTTAATATGCCGGGAGCACAGTTGGCACAGGGGTTCAGACATCATTTCTGCATAGGGATCACGCCGTTTATTAATATGGTGAGGATGATGCATATTTATGATAGTATTATGAAGAAGTCGTTTACCTTGAGGATGATAGCGGCGGCGACGGGATATAGGAATGCGATAGATATGTTGAAAGAGGTAGATGCGTACTATGAGTGTAATGTGATGCTGATGCGAAGGGAGCAGTAGGAGATGCTTGATGGTATTGGGTTTTACCAGATTGATCGTATGATTATTTTTTGGCTTATCTATTCATTTCTTCTAATTTTATAGAATAAACAAGCCAAAATGGAGATCATTGATATAGAAACAAAGCTTGCCAACGACCCGGCATTCCGCAGCTGGGCCAGTCAGATCTTAATAAAATTTGTGAATTCCCCAGTGGGTGACGAAGCGGATGGATTGCACAAAGTGATCACCGACTACACCTACGCACTCGATATTCTTGATCAATACGATCACCGTACCCTTACAATAGAGGGTGTTCATAGAGCCTCATCTTTCATCGCCACCTACGACTCCGCCATGAACGCCATCAAAGGTCTTCGTGACAAATTCGGTGGCAGCAGCCTCTTTGGCAATGAAAAAGATGACTCTTTTAAAGGTTCCATCGCCAATATTTACCAATCTTTCGGTGGCAATGACCTTTATCCAAGTATAGAAGAAAAAGCCGCGCATTTGCTTTATTTCGTAGTAAAAAACCATTCATTTTCCGATGGAAATAAACGCATTGCAGCCTTTCTATTCGTATGGTTCTTAGAAAAAAATGGTATCCTCTACCGGACTGACGGTTCTAAAAGAATTGCAGACAATGCCCTGGTAGCACTCACACTGATGATAGCAGAAAGTAAACCGGATGAAAAAGATATCATGGCACAGGTAGTTGTAAACCTGATCAATGATTATAATTAAATTAGCCGGGCAAGAATGCCCGGCCATATGGATATAGACTAAAAAATTCAATCAATGTGCAATGCTAGACTATTGTTCTCAGAATTCGGTTAATGCGGAGTTAATGATCTCATATTTTTTCCCTTTTACTCATATTATTTATTATTCGTAAATAATTGTTGTTCATACGAGTCATTACCAGTAAACCATCTACCTACTGCTACTTAGGAAAAAATGAACGAAATGAACAGTCCGTATGATCGATATTTTCATATATTGCATTTATTATCAGGATCACCTATACCTGATACCCTCCAAATAACTATGACTAAAATTTACTATTGTTAACCATTAGCGCTAACACATTATGAAAACGCCCTTGAACCCGCTGAATCAGCTGGTAGAAAGCCTGCAATTCCTTAAACAGCCCGAGGACAATATTACACCGTATGAACTGATCGCTACCATACACCAGGGTACCATCAATGCTATCAGTCATCTGAAAGCAGCACTCGAAACATGCCGGTTAAACGGGCTGCATGAACAGGCCATGCAACGTTACATCCTAATCTGTCAGCAAAGGCTGTGCACCGTAATTGCTGAATTGCCGACTACCTGGTTGAATACAGAACTATCATCATCACATACTATACAGGAGAACACTGCCCTGTTACGTGCGGATATCTGTTTTCAGCTGGATGAATTTCTGATTTACCTGAGAGATACGTTTCCTCAATATTTCAACCGGTTGCTACCGTTACCGAATATTCACAGGGAAATCATCAGGCAACAATTGCTACCCGGCATTCCGCTGATTAAAAGGTGGTTTGAGATAACGGATGATAGCTGTCATGACCTGCAGAATTTGATTATGCAGTTGTTCGATCAATTGGATCCGGCATTGCCTTATCAATTGAATGATGCGAAGCTGCAGTTTTTAGTACAGCTACACCAGCATTTACTACGACTACTGGAACAGGAGAATTATAATTTACAGCATCACCAGTTGCAGTATGTGTTATTTTGCCTGAACTGTAATACCACGGATTTTTACCACTATTGTACGATCTGGCTGACCAGGCAAATGCACCTGGCGAATTCATTTGAAGAGCAGATGAAGCTGTTGAAAGAGGCGTATAGTGACATGCAACAGTTGCAGTTACGATCAGGGCAGGCGTATTGTCCGGATGCACCGGCGATCAGGGATCTATTGCAGGAATGGCTGTTTGTAGAGATCAATTTTCTGGAACGGAAGATGAAAGAGGAACCGGGGGTATTGATAGCACCGGAGAAGATCCGGACGAATATGTCCGTATCGATGATGGCGCTGATAGTAAGGCTGCTAAGAGCAATGGGACAACTGTCGCATAAGCATACAGAGGAGGTGTTTCGGTTATTGCCGAAGTACTTTTCGGCGAGGAGGAATGAGCCTTTTACAGAGAGTATTTTTAGGGCCAAATATAAGGAGGTGACGAATACTACATTGAATAGGATAGCCGGGATAGGGCAGGAGTTGTTGAAGATGATAAAACCGGAGGAACGGCCAAGGAGAACGAGACGATCGTCTTTTTAATATTTCGGCCCCCTCTGTGAGAGGGGGCCGAAATATTATTTTTCATTAATGCTGAATCTGATTCTCTGGTGCCTCATTCTGGCCCTGGTTCCTGAATGCTGGTTCCTGATTCTTGATTCCTTAATCTGATTTCCGATTTATTACTTTTTTTTCTTTTTCTTCTTCACCTTCTCCATCTCCGCATGATGCTGGTCAATCAACAACTGCCAGTTATCATTCGGTATATCTTCAGAAAACTTAATCGTCTCCCTATAATCATTCTTATCAATCTTCATCACCGTAATCTCCTTCCCTAAATACTTTTGAATCTCTTCCAGCACCGGCTTTTCCTCATCACTACAAAAAGACACCGCCTGTCCTTTCTGCACTCCACGACCCGTACGCCCTACTCTATGCACATAATTCTCCGGCACATCCGGCAAGTCATAATTCACCACATAATCCACATTCGGAATATCAATTCCTCTCGCATTCACATCAGTAGTAATCAACAACTTCACCTTCCCCGTCTTAAAATCCTCCATCGCCTCCAGCCTGTTCTCCTGCTCCTTACCACCATGCATCACCAACGCCGGCACCTCTACCCTTGCCATCGCTGCCTGCACACGTTCCGCACGCACCTTTGTTCGCACAAACACGAGGATCTTCCCTTCCGGAAACTCCTTCACCAACCGCTCCAGGAAGAACCGCTTATCATCCATGCCCACAAACGCTACCGCATGCTGTACATTCTTAGACACCGGATCTTCAGGGGAAATCTGGATCCTGATCGGATTCGTCACCACAGAATAAGCCAGATCCTTGATATCCTTGTCAATAGTCGCAGAGAAGAACAACGTCTGGTGCCTGCGGGACATATGTTTCAATACATCTCTGATATCCCTGATAAAGCCCATATCCAGCATATGATCTGCTTCATCCAAAATCAGGGTCTCGGTAAAACTCAGGTCAATAAATCCCCTGCTGATGAGGTCAAACATCCTACCTGGGGTGGCAATCAATACATCTACCCCCTGCGCCAGCTTTTTCAGCTGGGGCCCTTCGTCTACACCACCGAAAAGGCCTAATATATTCAGTTTGGTATACTTAGCGATTACAGTAAATACCTCGGCGATCTGGATCGCCAGTTCACGGGTAGGCACCATCACGACACATCTTACCTCTCCTTTCGTCTTTCTGGGGAGCCTATCGAGCTTTTGTTGCAGCAGATGCAGCACCGGGATGGCAAAAGCCGCGGTTTTTCCGGTACCGGTCTGGGCTATCGCCATTACATCGTCCCCCTTCAATATAGATGGGATCGCCTTAAATTGGATATCTGTAGGGCGTTTAAATCCCAATTCCTCCAGGCTTCTTTTAATCTCCGGGGAAATACGATATTGTTCAAATTTCATAGTGCAAAGATATGGCTGTAGGGGGAATGTACCGAATGTGGGGGGTAAAAGTGGTTTTCGGGGGTTGGATCTGAGATGATTTTTAGTCAATTTGAATGCGAAAAAATCAGGTTGAGAAAGGGATAATTTTTGTTTTTTTATTCAGAACAATCGCTGTAAATTCAATAGCAGTAAAGGTTTTAAAATAAAAAACAAATTAAATTATGAATGTCAATTTGCAACAAGAAAAGCAGATAATTTTAGATGCCTTGGATCGCACCCGAAGTGGTGTGTGGGCTACGGCGCCAGAAATTGCCGGGTATTCAGGCGTCAATCTCGAAAATGTATTAAGGATTGTGTACAATTCCCGTGAATTTATGAAATGCACTGTTAGAAGTGATGATGGATTGCCCATGTTTACATCCCGGAAGGTATATAAGGCAAGATCTCCATTCTGGCAAAAATTTTATGACTTTTTAAAAGGAGAGTATGTTTAATATCTCTATTTCCGTGCCTTATTGCATGTTAGGCGCATTGGCAGTATTAATATTGCAGTTTATTGATGACTCTAAATTAAAACTGGAAGATAGGCCGGATTACCTATCACCGCTGTATTACATCAGAGGTATATTAGGACTTATATTGGCTGGTATTCTTGGCTATGTATATTTTCAAAATGTACCGCTTATTAGCAATACGTCAATTTATTTCCATACAGGTGCATCCACGCCATTAATAATAAGGACATTGCAGAACACTTTGCCTCCGACGATGAAGGTAAAAACTAAAAAATAGTGAAAAATGTAGCATTTAACCCCTAATTTTTCTCCCTCATAATGCCTAACTTGCTCATTCACAAAACTCTCCCACATTGGCAAAGGCAAAAACAGACGCTGGCTTACCATCACGCTCTCCCCTCTCCCGATTCTTCATCAACCTCCACCCACTCAAAAGGGTCCTCATCGCCCTGCTCTCCTGCACCATCGTCTGGCTCTTTATCAAAAACGGAGACATCACTACCCTTCTCAAAACCATGATCCTTTGGGATGTATTCTCCTTCGTCTTCTGCATAGAATGTCTATACATTTTCTTCAACCGCACCACCAAAGAAATTCGTGAATACGCCAGACAGGAAGATGGCAGCCGTCTCATGGTATTCATCTTAATCATCCTCGCCTGTTTTGCCAGCATGCTCATGGTACTACTACTCATGCTATCATCAGAATCCAGGGAAGCCGGACTCGCAATTTACCTCCCTGTAGCCGTGGCCGGCATACTACTCTCCTGGGCCATGGTCCACTGTATGTTCGCCATTCACTACGCCCATATCTATTATGACGATGCTGAAGATGACAATACCCGACATGTAGGTGGATTAGAATTTCCGGAAGAAAAGAACCCTGATTATCTTGACTTTGCTTATTTCTCTTTCGTAATCGGCATGACATTTCAGGTATCTGATGTAGAAATCAGCAATAAAAAATTAAGAAGAATTGCATTACTCCATGGGTTGCTGGCCTTCGGCCTGAATACATTTGTAGTAGCATTAACGATAAACCTGGTAGGTGGGCTGAGGAATTAACAACGACAAGCCCAGGCAATAAACAGGCAACATGACTACGGAATTAACACTAGTAGTGTCTAAGGAACTAATTGTAACAAGCCAAAGCAATTAACACTAGCTGGACTAAGCAATTAACACTGGCAGCGCTAAGAAATTAACCGGAACAAGCCAAAGCAATTAACACTAACAGGGCTAAGAATTAACACTAGCTGGACTAAGAAATTAACCGGAACAAGCCAAAGCCATTAACACTAACAGGGCTAAGAATTAACACTAGCAGCGCTAAGAAATTAACCGGAACAAGCCCAGGCAATTAACACTAACAGGGCTAAGCAATTAGCCCTCACTCCAAACTCCAAAACGCCTGTGTCGCCAGCACCTCTGCCCTCCTCAACATTCTCCTCTCCCTCAACGGCCTCACTATCCCCCAATACACCTGCGCTATATACTCCCATCCAAACGCCGCCGTACTAAACACAATCATAATCCCTGCAAACAACTGCAATCCCATCATCACAGATATCCCCACATGCAACAAAACCACCGCCACATACGCATACACCCTCGTCTTTCTCCACCAGATAAATATAGGATACCCCATCTCAATCAACAACGTACTCCAACAAATCAACTTCGCCAACCATGGATACCCTGCCAGCCACTTCATATCAAATCTCGCAAACTGCCCCTGCATAAATGTCTGCCAGATCGCCTCCCCATTCCACCACTGTGCACCCATCGCCTTTTCCACACCAGAAGCCAGATACACAATACATAAATGTATCTGCAAAACCCTTATCGACAACCTATTCCACTCACTTACACTACTCTCATTATTCTTCCACGTAAATGACTCACCCACCGGCATGAGAATACAATAAAATAGCGCAATATGTAAAAACGTCTCCACCCCATACGCCGCCATAAATCCTGTATTAATAAACATCAGGTGCAAGCCCCATGCTACAATGGCGGCCACTCTTGTAAACATCCCCATCAACAAAAAGATCAGACAAACCAAATACACCCCCATCAAGAGATACACCATACTATCCCCAGGTATCCCCGTGGCTGCCGCCAGTGGCTGTAACCAGGATAACTGTGGCATCAGGGGAGACACAATCCCCTTACTCAATGCCCATGGAATTAACCCATTCACACCATACAACATCACTACATTTCCCAACAACCAACATCCCTGCACCAATCCAATAAAAGCGATCCCAATTCTAAAAAACGCCAATGGCTCGCCAGACGCAGGCGATAAAAAAAATCGCTGTAACACACCGGAATACCTGTTCATAAAATATATTTATAGATGAAATAATCATCCCCGGCAGGGGGTATTAGAAACCTTCAGGATACCTTTAGAAAACCTTTAAGGAATCTTCAGAAAACCTTCAGGATACCTTTAAAAAGCCTTTAAGAAATCTTTAAGGAATCTTCAGAAAACCTTTTGGCAACCTTCAAAAAATCATCAGGCCATCCCTAATCCTCCTACCCGACATGTTTAATTATTGACTGTTCTTCCTATAATCTTTCACCAAAAACGCCTCCCACTTTGGCGGCACCCCTTCTCTAAAATCCTTCATCTCCGGCACCAGTTTACTAATCACCGTCACCCTCACCATCGTTCCATCAGCACATTCTTTCAACACATATGCCGCACAACTCCGCGCCAGTAAAGGCTGCGCTTCCTCAATACTGAAAAAATTATAGATCGTCTGTATCCGTCTGTTACACTCGGTATTCTGGCCTTCCAATCTCATCACATGCTGAGATTTTCCATCCGCCACTGTATACAATACCGCAATTTCATTTCCAATATGCGGAGCGAAAAAACTAAAAATGTTCCCCGCACCTGTAAAGTCGCCATACCTGGATAACCAGGTAGCATGCTTTGTCCACTCCTTAAAATGAGCTGCATGCAAAGCAGCAACCGTCAAGTGGAACAGCGCGATGCTCATCCAACAAATATGCTTCCACGTTATCATAAAAAAGGTTAAAATGAAGCAGGAAAAAAGTTAAAAGAAGGAGCCAGCTGAAAACAGCGTGTAAGATTTCCAGCTGGCCCCGGGTTAAGTAGTAATAAATGGATGAAGGGCCAAAAATGTAATAGGGGTTAATCAAAGGCCGACATCAACAACAACAGCTTAAAGGGGTTAATGAAAAAAGCTGGCCCAAAGTGTTTCTATACAACCAATCAACACAATAAAATCAGTTACCTCAATACAGTCAATCTCCTCAATAAGTCCAATTACATCAAAGCAACGAATCCACTCAAACCAAATATTCATGCTTCTTCAGGCACCCCATCCCCACTCAACTTCGATCTATACCAATTTATTCCCGACCATTCATCATTGATGAACTAATTAATCCCCAATATCGCTCCTCCAGCTACCTCCTCCACATTCAACTTCTCAAACCCTCTATCGAGCAAAACAAAATTCGCCCTGATATCTTTCAACACCTGCGGATCAAAACAGCCAATCATATTCGGGAACTTTCTCCTCAAAATATCCTCCCATCTCAAACTGGTATAAATCGTCAGCTTACTCCCTGCGCCTGGCACCTGTGTAATATCTCCCAATCCATAAAATCCTCTCGTAAAATAAGGCAGCGCCGTACCCTGTGGTATTGATAACCTAAATTGCTCCAACGGAGACTTCGCCAATACCTTCGTATCTACCACATCCGGTTGCAACCTGCCCGCTGCTGTCAAAAACGTCTTTGTCGCCAACACCTGCTGCTTAGTAGACAATTCCGTAATCGTCAGATCAGCAAAAGTCTTACTATCAACTTTTTGTATTAACGCAGCCGCTCTTTTAGCTATATCCAAATAGGGAATCATGGTAGGACACGTCTTTATCCAGATCTTCTTAAACGGTGCCTTGGTATACCCAATCCTCTCTAAATAAGGGATAGGAATACCGCCAACGCCGAATTGGGTTTCATCGGATAGACCTCCATAAGTTGCTTTGGTGATGTAATTATTTCCCGGTAATCCGTCAAATGTAAGCAAATAGGTCTCCGGTGAAAGGTCTTTCAATATGGCATCCATCTCATCACTGCCTGCGGCAGCAGCCACAGCCAATTCCGAATCCGGACGCAGTGAAGCTTTCTCTTTTGTGCAGGAAAACAAAGTCAGTGCAGCTAATCCAGCTACACCCGCTAATAGTGTGCGTTTCATCTTTTGGGGTTTGAGGTTTTTAATAACAATTGTTTACCGCACAAAAGTCATGGAATTACCTCTTGCCCACAAGCAGAAAAACACCTGTTTTCACAACGTAGAAATACGCAAAATATGGGGTCAACAAATCAATGGAAGGCGAGCTACACCATAAGGCATAGCCCACCAGATATATAAGTCATCGGTAATGCTACTTACATATCAATTTCGCTAGCTGTCATATAGGTTACAGTAATTAAATCATCTGATCCAAACGATCTTGCCAGCCTTGCTGGATTTGTAAGTGCCGGTAGCAGCATCATAATAGTACGTACAGGTACCAAAGTGATCGAATTGGCATTCGTAGTCATAACCTTCTATACCTGCTTCGTAATAATTGTTACCGTACTTGTAATATTGAGTTTCCTCACGGTGATCTTTAGTGAGAGAGCTGGCAATAGCGGAACCGGCACCAATTACAACAGCCAGTGTCATTAACGATAATTTTAAATTTTGAGTCATGGGTTTACATTTTGCGGGTGACAGGGTTAACAAAACTGGGTACGTACTTTAAAATATGGATGATCAAGGCCGTAAAACAATATAACGAAGATATAAGAGTCTGCTGCAATGCTGCCGCAGTACCCGGCAATAATTATTTTTAACTTTTTATGTCGGGCCTTCACGGCTAAAACGGAATAATATTGAGCTTCACGGCAATGCCACCGCATGCACCCAACCAGGAATTCTTCATTTCAATAAGTGTATTTTATACCCTCTTTAAAAACGCCCTTCCATAAAATAATTTCTCTATATCAAAATCTCACCCTACCTTTGCGTCAAAATAACACAAAGGCCACATGCCATCATTTCATAGTTATAGAAACCCATCGCTGGCAGCGGATCTCGTTGTGTTTGGTTATCAACAAGGCACCCTTTCCATCCTGCTGCTAAACAGGAATACTGCGCCTTTCAAAGATCAATGGGTACTCCCCGGCGCCTTTCTCCTCATGGAAGAACGGCTCCGTGACACCTGTGCCCGCATTCTGAAAACCAAACTAGGTATGGACGACCTCTATCTCGAGCAACTCTGCACCTACGACGAACCCGACCGTGACCCAAGAGGCCGCGCCATCGCTGTTGCCCACTATGCCCTGGTCAACCCCGCGCGATTCGCTATCACCGCAGGTACGATGGCCAATGATGTGAAATGGTTCAATGTGAAAGAGTTACCACCCCTCGGCTTTGACCATGATATCATCGCCGCCGATGCTTTGAAAAGACTACAGCACCAAATACTCTATTACCCTGTAGGCTTCGAACTGCTCAACGACCTCTTTACCATGCCGGAACTGCACGAACTGTATGAATGCATCCTGGATATCAACATTGACAGAAGGAACTTTCGCCGCAAAATTCTCGATGCCGGATACATTATTAATACAGGCAATAAGAGAGAAGGATTGCACAACCGCCACCCCGACCTCTATCAATTTAATAAGGAACTAAAAAGTATTCACCTGAGTTTTGGTTAAGCCCACACACCCTTTCAAAATTTTACTAAGATGACATACGACAACAATTGGCTCATCGCCCAAAAACCAACCCCAACCCTCTGCTTCTTCTGGGGCCACCAACCCTCCAAAGATGGCAGTATTACCAAATCCTGTTTCAGCCAATGGTGGCATGCCCCTTTTACCGTAGATGAAAAGACATACCCCACCGCCGAACACTGGATGATGGCTGGCAAAGCCACCCTATTCGGTGATACTGAAATTGAAAAACAAATACTCAACACCCCTTCCCCTGCTTCAGTAAAAGCACTCGGAAGAAAAGTAGCCAACTTCGACCCTGCTAAATGGGATGCTGCCAAAAGAGAGATCGTGACCCAGGGGAATTTTCACAAATTCTCCCAACACCCGGATCTCAAAGCATTCCTGCTCGACACAGGCCATGAAGTGATCGTCGAAGCCAGTCCCATGGATAGAATCTGGGGCATCGGCATGGCCGCTACAAATGTAAACGCCCCATACCCTGAAAAATGGCGGGGACAGAATCTCCTCGGCTATGCACTCATGGCCGTGCGGGATCTACTTAAATAATAATACCATGAATCAAAAAGAAACATCCAAATTTCTCAGTCTCATCCTCCGCCATCAACCGGAGCTCATCGGACTGCAACTCGATAACAACGGCTGGGCAGATGTAGAGACCCTGCTTGCCCTCGCCGCACGCCGTAAACACATTACCAGGGAAGAACTCGAAACTATCGTGGCCGAAAGCGATAAACAACGCTTTGCTTTTAATGAAGACCATTCTAAAATAAGAGCCAACCAGGGACATTCTGTTCAGGTAGACCTTGAACTGCCTGTCACCACGCCACCGGAGTTCCTTTATCACGGTACCACCGGCGCCTTCGTGAACGAAATCCTGAAAACCGGCATTAAAAAAATGAGCCGTCAACACGTTCACCTCAGTATCGACAAAACCACTGCCACCAAAGTAGGCAGCCGCAGAGGTGTACCTGTTATTTTAACAATCCGGAGCGGTGACATGCACAGAGACGGCATCCCATTTTTTATATCTGCTAATGGTGTATGGTTGACGGACCATGTACCGGCTAAATACATTTCACAATGAGTGCTCACATTAAAAACGCCCTTCTGGGCCTCGCTGTCGGCGATGCCCTGGGCGTACCCGTTGAATTCCAGTCACGCGACACACTTGAAAAATTCCCTGTCACCCATATGCGGGAATTTGGCACACACGGCCAACCCGCAGGTACATGGTCCGACGATAGTTCGCTCACTTTCTGTCTTGCAGAAACACTCGTGAAAGGATATGACCTCCAGGACCTGGCGAACCGCTTTGTCAACTGGCGCTACCATGGCTATTGGACGGCTCACGGCAAAGTCTTTGACGTAGGTAACGCCACGCATACCGCTATATATTATTTGTCACAAGGTGCTCCTCCCACCACTGCAGGAGGTAACGAAGAAGATAGTAATGGCAATGGCTCTCTCATGCGTATGCTTCCCCTCTTATTTTATATAAAGGACCTGGATATTCATGACCGCTATTGTCATGTACGGGATGTATCGAGTCTTACCCACCGTCATATTCGTTCCATTTTCTGTTGCTTTATTTACCTGGAAATCGCTCTCCTTATTATGAATGGCGAGCCACCTAAAGATGCCTATCTCAATGCCATCACTGCAGTAAACAAATACTTCAAAGAGAATAATTTACCCGACGAGAAAGAACAGGGCATATTGGCACCTACGCTTTCCGGCTCCCTGGTAGATAAACCGATCAGTGAGATTCACGGTACCGGCTATGTGGTACGCACACTCGAAGCTGCTATCTGGATACTCATCCATACAAAGACATATGCAGAGGCTGTGCTTACCGCTGTCAATCTCGGCAATGACACCGATACTACCGCAGCAGTGACGGGTGGACTCGCTGGCATGCACTACGGTTGGGAAGAAATTCCAGCTGAATGGTTAAACATTTTAGCAGGAAAGGATAGAATTGAAGAACTGATTACTAACTTGCAGGTCAAATTCAATATCTAATGACCCGGACGTTTGTAATTGGAGATATTCATGGTGCATTGAAAGCATTGGAACAACTGCTAGGTCAACTCCTGTTGCAACCGACGGACAGACTTATATTCCTGGGCGACTATGTAGATGGATGGTCGCAATCCGCACAGGTGATTGAATACCTGATGGTGCTCCAGGAAAAATATGACTGCCTTGTCATCAAAGGAAATCACGATGCCTGGTGCGAACGCTGGCTGAATGGGGAAGAACCAGACCCTGTGTGGTACAGGAATGGTGGCAAACAAACAATCGCCAGCTATGAAAATGTATCTCCTGAACGTAGGTTAGTACACCTGGAATGGTTGCAAAGGCTGACCCTTTATTATATAGATGATCAGAACAGGTTATTCCTGCATGCTGGTTTTGCAAGTATGCATGGTCCTGAGAAAGAACATTACGATACAAACTTTTACTGGGACCGCTCACTGTGGGAAATGGCGCTGTGTATGGATACGCGGATCAAAAAAGATTCAATACTTTACCCGAAAAGATTATTATTATTTAAAGAGATTTTCATTGGCCATACTCCCACGGTGAATTATGATATCACCACACCAATGAATGCCTGCAATGTGTGGAATGTGGATACAGGCGCGGCATTTATGGGAAGGATCTCTGCCATGGATATCGATACAAAAGAGTATTGGCAGAGTGAACCCGCCTATGTTTTTTACCCGGGAGAAAAAGGTCGAAACAAATAAAAGACGGGCACCCGTCTTTTATTTTATCACCATTTCTTTCTTAACTAATGTCAGGTGCTCATCATTCGGATCTTCCTGATAATAATATACTATCCCATCTTCTAACACAATCCTGTTCTGCAAATCCTCATCACTTAAATAATTACACCCGTTATACACCAGCCATGGATCTGTTACCTGTTTCCATCCATTCTTCGTAAACGCCCAACTACTCATCACATAAGTACAGCCATGC
This Chitinophaga sancti DNA region includes the following protein-coding sequences:
- a CDS encoding ADP-ribosylglycohydrolase family protein, encoding MSAHIKNALLGLAVGDALGVPVEFQSRDTLEKFPVTHMREFGTHGQPAGTWSDDSSLTFCLAETLVKGYDLQDLANRFVNWRYHGYWTAHGKVFDVGNATHTAIYYLSQGAPPTTAGGNEEDSNGNGSLMRMLPLLFYIKDLDIHDRYCHVRDVSSLTHRHIRSIFCCFIYLEIALLIMNGEPPKDAYLNAITAVNKYFKENNLPDEKEQGILAPTLSGSLVDKPISEIHGTGYVVRTLEAAIWILIHTKTYAEAVLTAVNLGNDTDTTAAVTGGLAGMHYGWEEIPAEWLNILAGKDRIEELITNLQVKFNI
- a CDS encoding metallophosphoesterase, yielding MTRTFVIGDIHGALKALEQLLGQLLLQPTDRLIFLGDYVDGWSQSAQVIEYLMVLQEKYDCLVIKGNHDAWCERWLNGEEPDPVWYRNGGKQTIASYENVSPERRLVHLEWLQRLTLYYIDDQNRLFLHAGFASMHGPEKEHYDTNFYWDRSLWEMALCMDTRIKKDSILYPKRLLLFKEIFIGHTPTVNYDITTPMNACNVWNVDTGAAFMGRISAMDIDTKEYWQSEPAYVFYPGEKGRNK